From Pseudomonas sp. stari2, a single genomic window includes:
- a CDS encoding heme-binding protein, protein MSALTLKVAVNLVNEAISAGRAISAAPLTIAVLDTGGHLVTLQREDGASLLRPNIAIGKAWGAIALGKGSRLLALDAQQRPAFIAALNSMGQGSVVPAPGGVLIRDQAGNVLGAIGISGDLSDVDEQVAIKAVEALDLRADAGVAA, encoded by the coding sequence ATGAGCGCTTTAACCTTGAAAGTCGCAGTTAACCTGGTCAACGAAGCCATCAGCGCAGGGCGGGCGATCTCCGCTGCGCCGCTGACCATTGCAGTACTGGATACCGGCGGCCATCTGGTCACCTTGCAACGAGAAGACGGCGCCAGCCTGTTGCGCCCGAACATCGCCATCGGCAAAGCCTGGGGCGCCATCGCCCTGGGCAAGGGCTCACGACTGCTGGCGCTGGACGCGCAACAACGCCCGGCGTTCATCGCCGCGCTCAACAGCATGGGGCAGGGCAGCGTCGTGCCAGCACCGGGTGGTGTGCTGATTCGTGATCAGGCGGGGAACGTGCTGGGAGCGATCGGCATCAGCGGCGATCTGTCGGATGTTGATGAGCAAGTGGCGATCAAGGCTGTGGAAGCTTTGGATCTGCGGGCGGATGCGGGGGTGGCGGCCTGA
- a CDS encoding TetR/AcrR family transcriptional regulator, translating to MSTIRERNKELILRAASEEFADKGFAATKTSDIAAKAGLPKPNVYYYFKSKENLYREVLESIIVPILHASTPFNPDGVPSEVLSGYIRSKIRISRDLPFASKVFASEIMHGAPHLSADLVEQLNSQAKHNIDCIQSWIDRGQIAPIDPNHLMFSIWAATQTYADFDWQISAVTGKEKLDEADYEAAAQTIIRLVLKGCEPD from the coding sequence ATGAGCACAATCCGCGAGCGTAACAAAGAACTGATCCTGCGTGCCGCCAGTGAAGAGTTTGCCGACAAAGGCTTCGCTGCGACCAAAACCAGCGACATCGCCGCCAAGGCGGGATTGCCCAAGCCCAACGTCTACTACTACTTCAAGTCCAAGGAAAACCTCTACCGCGAGGTTCTGGAAAGCATCATCGTACCGATCCTGCACGCCTCGACCCCGTTCAACCCAGACGGCGTACCGAGCGAAGTGCTGAGCGGCTACATCCGCTCGAAGATTCGCATCTCCCGCGACCTGCCGTTTGCCTCGAAGGTGTTCGCCAGCGAAATCATGCATGGCGCCCCGCACCTGAGCGCCGACCTGGTCGAGCAACTGAACAGCCAGGCCAAGCACAACATCGACTGCATCCAGAGCTGGATCGACCGCGGCCAGATCGCCCCGATCGACCCCAACCACCTGATGTTCAGCATCTGGGCCGCGACCCAGACCTACGCCGACTTCGACTGGCAGATCTCCGCCGTGACCGGTAAGGAAAAGCTCGACGAAGCCGACTATGAAGCGGCGGCGCAAACCATCATCCGGTTGGTGCTCAAGGGCTGCGAGCCGGACTGA
- a CDS encoding DUF808 domain-containing protein gives MAGSSLLVLIDDIATVLDDVALMSKMAAKKTAGVLGDDLALNAQQVSGVRAEREIPVVWAVAKGSFVNKLILVPSALAISAFVPWLVTPLLMVGGAYLCFEGFEKLAHPLLHGKDEDQAEHTQLTEAVADPATDLVAYEKDKIKGAIRTDFILSAEIIAITLGTVAEASLTQQVIVMSGIAIVMTVGVYGLVAGIVKLDDLGLWLTQKPGAAAKRIGNAILRAAPYMMKGLSVIGTAAMFLVGGGILTHGVPVVHHWIESVAAAAGSAGFAVPVLLNGVAGVVAGAVVLAVVSVVGKVWKALKG, from the coding sequence ATGGCAGGAAGCAGTTTGCTGGTGCTGATCGACGATATCGCCACCGTTCTGGATGATGTGGCGTTGATGAGCAAAATGGCCGCCAAGAAGACCGCCGGGGTACTCGGCGATGACCTGGCGCTCAATGCCCAGCAAGTTTCAGGTGTACGCGCCGAACGGGAAATTCCTGTGGTATGGGCGGTGGCCAAGGGCTCGTTCGTCAACAAGTTGATCCTGGTGCCGTCGGCGCTGGCGATCAGTGCCTTCGTGCCGTGGCTGGTGACGCCGCTGTTGATGGTCGGTGGCGCCTACCTGTGCTTCGAGGGTTTCGAGAAACTCGCCCATCCGCTGTTGCACGGCAAAGATGAAGATCAGGCCGAGCATACGCAGTTGACCGAAGCGGTGGCCGATCCTGCGACCGATCTGGTGGCCTACGAGAAGGACAAGATCAAAGGCGCGATCCGCACCGACTTCATCCTCTCGGCAGAAATCATCGCCATCACCCTCGGCACCGTGGCCGAGGCTTCGCTGACCCAGCAAGTGATCGTGATGTCGGGCATTGCCATCGTCATGACCGTAGGCGTTTATGGACTGGTGGCCGGTATCGTCAAACTCGATGACCTCGGCCTGTGGCTGACGCAGAAGCCCGGCGCTGCGGCGAAACGCATCGGCAACGCGATCCTGCGCGCCGCTCCGTACATGATGAAAGGCCTGTCGGTAATCGGCACGGCGGCGATGTTTCTGGTCGGCGGCGGCATCCTGACTCACGGCGTACCGGTGGTGCATCACTGGATCGAGAGCGTTGCCGCAGCGGCGGGCAGCGCCGGGTTTGCAGTGCCTGTGTTGCTCAATGGGGTGGCAGGGGTTGTGGCGGGGGCGGTGGTGCTGGCGGTTGTGTCGGTCGTCGGCAAAGTCTGGAAAGCGCTGAAGGGCTGA
- a CDS encoding VacJ family lipoprotein, protein MAKYLLLFAALLCAGVAQADNSKANAPVVVDSDGFKEPLSKLKFNPGLDQREFERSTLNALNVYDPLESWNRRVYHFNYRFDQWVFLPVVDGYRYVTPGFVRSGVSNFFNNLGDVPNLVNSLLQFKGKRSMETTARLLLNTTIGIAGLWDPATAMGLPRQSEDFGQTLGFYGVPGGAYFVLPILGPSNIRDTAGLAVDYTAESAINYLNVSKVSENHPEIWALRAVDKRYQTRFRYGQMNSPFEYEKVRYVYTESRKLQIAE, encoded by the coding sequence GTGGCTAAATATCTCCTGCTGTTTGCAGCGTTACTCTGTGCAGGCGTGGCCCAGGCCGACAACAGCAAAGCCAACGCACCGGTGGTGGTCGACAGTGACGGCTTCAAGGAGCCACTGTCCAAACTCAAATTCAACCCGGGGCTGGACCAGCGCGAATTCGAGCGTTCGACCCTCAACGCACTGAACGTGTATGACCCGTTGGAGTCGTGGAACCGCCGGGTCTACCACTTCAACTACCGCTTCGACCAATGGGTGTTCCTGCCGGTGGTCGATGGCTATCGCTATGTCACGCCCGGCTTCGTGCGCTCCGGTGTGAGCAACTTCTTCAACAACCTCGGCGACGTGCCGAATCTGGTCAACAGCCTGCTGCAGTTCAAGGGCAAGCGCTCGATGGAAACCACTGCGCGCCTGCTGCTCAACACCACCATCGGCATCGCCGGCCTGTGGGACCCGGCCACTGCCATGGGCCTGCCACGCCAGAGCGAAGACTTCGGCCAGACCCTGGGCTTCTATGGTGTGCCGGGCGGCGCCTACTTCGTGCTGCCGATCCTCGGCCCCTCGAACATCCGCGACACCGCCGGCCTGGCCGTGGACTACACCGCCGAATCGGCGATCAACTACCTGAACGTGTCGAAAGTCAGCGAAAACCACCCGGAAATCTGGGCGCTGCGGGCAGTCGACAAGCGTTATCAGACCCGCTTCCGCTACGGCCAGATGAACTCGCCGTTCGAGTACGAGAAGGTGCGCTACGTATACACCGAATCGCGCAAACTGCAGATCGCCGAATAA
- a CDS encoding serine/threonine protein kinase, with protein MLRSLRFAALFGGLILSASALAVDIDAASYGYPLTNPFEATIATTPPDLRPELPSDDDINQTDRSVTLRPEREFILPDNFWAVKKLTYRIATQDKAAPLIFLIAGTGARYDSSLNEYLKKLYYKAGYHVVQLSSPTSFDFMSAASRFATPGVTKEDAEDMYRVMQAVRAQNPKVPVTDYYLSGYSLGALDAAFVAHLDETRRSFNFKKVLLLNPPVNLYTSITNLDKLVQTEVKGINNSTTFYELVLAKLTRYFQQKGYIDLNDALLYDFQQSKQHLSNEQMAMLIGTSFRFSAADIAFTSDLINRRGLITPPKFPITEGTSLTPFLKRALQCDFDCYLTEQVIPMWRARTDGGSLLQLIDQVSLYALKDYLHDSPKIAVMHNADDVILGPGDLGFLRKTFGDRLTVYPLGGHCGNLNYRVNSDAMLEFFRG; from the coding sequence ATGCTCCGATCCTTGCGCTTCGCCGCCCTGTTTGGCGGCCTTATTCTGAGTGCGTCCGCGCTGGCGGTGGATATCGACGCCGCCAGTTATGGCTACCCCCTGACCAACCCGTTCGAAGCGACCATCGCCACCACGCCACCGGACCTGCGTCCGGAGTTGCCGTCGGACGACGACATCAATCAGACCGACCGCAGCGTCACCCTGCGCCCGGAACGCGAGTTCATCCTGCCGGACAACTTCTGGGCAGTGAAAAAACTTACCTATCGCATCGCCACCCAGGACAAGGCAGCCCCGCTGATCTTCCTGATCGCCGGCACCGGCGCGCGTTATGACAGCAGCCTCAACGAATACCTGAAAAAGCTCTACTACAAAGCCGGCTACCACGTAGTGCAGCTGTCCTCCCCGACCAGTTTCGACTTCATGAGTGCCGCCTCGCGTTTCGCCACCCCCGGCGTGACCAAGGAAGACGCCGAAGACATGTACCGGGTAATGCAGGCCGTGCGTGCGCAGAACCCGAAAGTGCCGGTCACCGACTATTACCTGAGCGGCTACAGCCTCGGTGCGCTGGACGCAGCGTTCGTCGCCCACCTGGACGAAACCCGCCGCAGTTTCAACTTCAAGAAAGTCCTGCTGCTGAACCCGCCGGTCAACCTCTACACCTCGATCACCAACCTCGACAAGCTGGTGCAGACCGAGGTCAAGGGCATCAACAACAGCACCACGTTCTATGAACTGGTGCTGGCCAAGCTGACCCGCTACTTCCAGCAGAAAGGCTACATCGACCTCAACGATGCACTGCTCTATGACTTCCAGCAGTCCAAACAGCACCTGAGCAACGAGCAGATGGCGATGCTGATCGGCACCTCGTTCCGTTTCTCGGCGGCGGACATCGCCTTCACCTCGGACCTGATCAACCGTCGCGGCCTGATCACCCCGCCGAAATTCCCGATCACCGAAGGCACCAGCCTCACGCCGTTCCTCAAGCGTGCGCTGCAATGCGACTTCGACTGCTACCTGACCGAACAGGTGATTCCGATGTGGCGCGCCCGCACCGACGGCGGCAGCCTGTTGCAACTGATCGATCAGGTCAGCCTGTACGCCCTCAAGGACTACCTGCACGACAGCCCGAAAATCGCCGTGATGCACAACGCCGACGACGTGATCCTCGGCCCGGGCGACCTCGGCTTCCTGCGCAAAACCTTCGGCGATCGCCTGACGGTTTATCCACTGGGCGGCCATTGCGGCAACCTTAACTACCGCGTCAACAGCGACGCCATGCTGGAGTTCTTCCGTGGCTAA
- a CDS encoding beta (1-6) glucans synthase — translation MQVTCVALQPLGLTMSASSRFPFLPYLFACLLGLFALCGFWYGLGKPVILPDVATPTHKLQCASYTPFDKDQSPFDVPFKLRPERMDADLALLATRFECIRTYSMTGLEALPDLARKHGLKLMIGAWVNSNPVDTEKEVDLLIASANANPDVVSAVIVGNEALLRKEVTGAQLAKLINKVKNHIKQPVTYADVWEFWLKHPEVAPAVDFLTIHLLPYWEDDPSNIDAALQHVADVRQVFGNKFAPKDVMIGETGWPSEGRQRETALPSRVNEARFIRGFVTLAEQQGWHYNLIEAFDQPWKRGSEGAVGGYWGLFDADRQDKGVLAGPVSNVPDWSRWLALGGLIFVGTLVLGGRVRTTDSALALPLLGALAACSIGAWANLAWLTTRFASEWVWVGLLTVLNLLVLAHAALALSARSGWRARAFNAFERHAGWLVAAAGFAAAVMVLEMVFDPRYRSFASAAFILPALVYLCRPVPVAHREIALLTFIIGACIAPQLFREGLQNQQAWGWALVSGLMVAALWRCLRVLKV, via the coding sequence ATGCAGGTAACATGCGTCGCTTTGCAGCCACTCGGCCTGACCATGTCCGCATCCTCCCGCTTCCCTTTTCTTCCTTATCTGTTCGCCTGCCTGCTCGGCCTGTTTGCGCTTTGTGGCTTCTGGTACGGCCTCGGCAAACCGGTGATCCTGCCGGACGTCGCCACTCCGACCCACAAGTTGCAGTGCGCCTCCTACACCCCGTTCGACAAGGATCAGTCGCCGTTCGACGTACCGTTCAAACTGCGCCCGGAGCGCATGGACGCCGACCTCGCCCTGCTCGCCACCCGCTTCGAATGCATCCGCACCTATTCCATGACCGGCCTCGAAGCCCTGCCGGATCTGGCGCGCAAGCATGGTTTGAAGCTGATGATCGGCGCCTGGGTCAACAGCAACCCGGTCGACACCGAGAAAGAAGTCGATCTGCTGATCGCCTCGGCCAACGCCAACCCGGATGTGGTCAGCGCGGTGATCGTCGGCAACGAAGCCTTGCTGCGCAAGGAAGTCACCGGCGCGCAACTGGCGAAGCTGATCAACAAGGTCAAGAACCACATCAAGCAACCCGTGACCTACGCCGATGTCTGGGAGTTCTGGCTCAAGCACCCGGAAGTCGCACCGGCGGTGGATTTCCTGACCATTCACTTGCTGCCGTACTGGGAAGATGATCCTTCGAACATCGACGCCGCCCTGCAACACGTGGCCGATGTGCGTCAGGTGTTCGGCAACAAGTTTGCCCCCAAAGACGTGATGATTGGCGAAACCGGCTGGCCGAGCGAAGGCCGTCAGCGGGAGACCGCATTGCCGAGCCGGGTCAACGAAGCCAGGTTCATTCGTGGTTTTGTCACCCTCGCCGAACAGCAGGGCTGGCATTACAACCTGATCGAAGCTTTCGACCAGCCGTGGAAGCGCGGCAGCGAAGGTGCGGTCGGCGGTTACTGGGGGCTGTTCGATGCGGATCGCCAGGACAAAGGCGTGCTGGCCGGACCGGTGTCGAACGTGCCTGACTGGTCGCGCTGGCTGGCACTCGGCGGTCTGATCTTTGTCGGCACGTTGGTGCTTGGCGGCCGGGTTCGCACCACGGACTCAGCACTGGCACTGCCATTGCTCGGCGCCCTCGCCGCTTGCTCGATCGGTGCCTGGGCCAACCTCGCATGGCTGACCACGCGCTTCGCCAGCGAATGGGTGTGGGTCGGTCTGCTGACGGTGCTGAATCTGCTGGTGCTGGCCCATGCCGCACTCGCCTTGAGCGCCCGCAGCGGTTGGCGTGCGCGCGCCTTCAATGCCTTCGAACGACACGCCGGCTGGCTGGTTGCGGCGGCCGGTTTTGCAGCTGCGGTAATGGTGCTGGAGATGGTGTTCGATCCGCGCTATCGCAGCTTCGCGAGTGCGGCGTTCATTCTGCCGGCGCTGGTTTACCTGTGCCGCCCGGTGCCGGTGGCCCACCGGGAGATTGCCCTGCTGACCTTCATCATCGGGGCATGCATCGCGCCGCAGTTGTTCCGTGAAGGCTTGCAGAACCAGCAGGCCTGGGGCTGGGCGCTGGTCAGCGGGTTGATGGTGGCCGCATTGTGGCGCTGCCTGCGGGTTCTCAAAGTCTGA
- a CDS encoding glycine betaine ABC transporter substrate-binding protein, with amino-acid sequence MKMRRLLGAGAALVLAMSSTFASAEKQTLNIGYVDGWSDSVATTHVAAEVIKQKLGYDVKLQAVATGIMWQGVATGKLDAMLSAWLPVTHGEYWAKNKDLVVDYGPNFKDAKIGLIVPEYVKAKSIEDLKTDDSFKNRIVGIDAGSGVMLKTDQAIKDYGLTGYTLKASSGAGMIAELTRAEKKNESIAVTGWVPHWMFAKWKLRFLDDPKGVYGAAETVNSIGSKELEAKAPEVAKFLKNFQWASKDEIGQVMLAIQDGAKPEAAAKDWVAKHPDRVAEWTK; translated from the coding sequence ATGAAGATGCGACGACTTTTAGGCGCAGGTGCCGCTCTGGTGCTTGCGATGAGCTCCACTTTCGCCAGCGCTGAAAAACAGACCCTGAACATCGGTTACGTTGACGGCTGGTCCGACAGCGTCGCGACCACCCATGTGGCGGCCGAGGTGATTAAACAAAAACTTGGCTACGACGTGAAACTCCAGGCTGTCGCCACCGGGATCATGTGGCAGGGCGTTGCCACCGGCAAACTCGACGCCATGCTGTCGGCCTGGCTGCCGGTGACTCACGGCGAATACTGGGCGAAGAACAAGGATCTGGTCGTCGATTACGGCCCGAACTTCAAGGACGCGAAAATCGGCCTGATCGTGCCCGAGTACGTCAAAGCCAAATCCATCGAAGACCTGAAAACCGACGACAGCTTCAAGAATCGCATCGTCGGCATCGACGCCGGCTCAGGCGTGATGCTCAAGACCGACCAGGCGATCAAGGATTACGGCTTGACCGGTTACACCCTCAAGGCCAGTTCCGGCGCCGGCATGATCGCCGAGCTGACCCGCGCCGAGAAAAAGAACGAATCCATTGCCGTGACCGGTTGGGTGCCGCACTGGATGTTCGCCAAGTGGAAACTGCGCTTCCTCGACGACCCGAAAGGCGTGTATGGCGCGGCTGAAACCGTGAACAGCATCGGCAGCAAGGAGCTGGAGGCCAAGGCGCCGGAAGTGGCGAAGTTCCTGAAGAACTTCCAGTGGGCCTCCAAAGACGAAATCGGTCAGGTCATGCTGGCGATTCAGGACGGTGCCAAACCTGAAGCCGCCGCAAAGGACTGGGTCGCCAAACACCCGGACCGCGTGGCTGAATGGACCAAGTAA
- a CDS encoding DUF485 domain-containing protein, protein MNDSIYLSIQNSPRFKELVKKRERFAWILSAIMLGLYSGFILLIAYGPQLLGTKISAGSSITWGIPIGVGLIVSAFILTGIYVRRANGEFDDLNNAILKEAQQ, encoded by the coding sequence ATGAACGACAGCATTTACCTCTCTATTCAGAACAGCCCGCGCTTCAAGGAGCTGGTGAAAAAAAGGGAAAGGTTCGCCTGGATACTCTCGGCGATCATGCTAGGGCTCTACTCCGGTTTCATTCTGCTGATCGCGTACGGGCCGCAACTGCTCGGGACCAAGATCAGTGCCGGTTCATCGATCACCTGGGGCATCCCCATCGGTGTCGGGCTGATTGTCTCGGCCTTCATCCTGACCGGTATCTACGTGCGCCGCGCCAATGGCGAGTTCGACGACCTGAACAATGCGATTCTCAAGGAGGCTCAGCAATGA
- a CDS encoding cation acetate symporter produces MIRRLLALLSIAAFAPAAWAADALTGEVHKQPLNVSAIVMFVVFVGATLCITYWASKRNKSAADYYAAGGKITGFQNGLAIAGDYMSAASFLGISALVFTSGYDGLIYSIGFLVGWPIILFLIAERLRNLGKYTFADVASYRLGQTQIRTLSACGSLVVVAFYLIAQMVGAGKLIQLLFGLDYHVAVILVGILMCLYVLFGGMLATTWVQIIKAVLLLSGASFMALMVMKHVNFDFNTLFSEAIKVHAKGEAIMSPGGLVKDPISAFSLGLALMFGTAGLPHILMRFFTVSDAKEARKSVLYATGFIGYFYILTFIIGFGAILLVSTNPAFKDAAGALLGGNNMAAVHLANAVGGSVFLGFISAVAFATILAVVAGLTLAGASAVSHDLYASVIKKGKANEKDEIRVSKITTVALGVLAIGLGILFESQNIAFMVGLAFSIAASCNFPVLLLSMYWKKLTTRGAMVGGWLGLVSAVGLMILGPTIWVQILHNEKAIFPYEYPALFSMIIAFIGIWFFSVTDKSAAAENERALFFPQFVRSQTGLGASGAVSH; encoded by the coding sequence ATGATCCGGCGTCTACTGGCTCTTTTGAGCATCGCAGCGTTCGCTCCAGCCGCCTGGGCTGCTGACGCCCTGACTGGCGAAGTCCACAAACAACCGCTCAACGTTTCCGCGATCGTCATGTTCGTGGTGTTCGTCGGCGCGACTCTGTGCATCACTTACTGGGCGTCCAAACGCAACAAGTCGGCTGCCGACTACTATGCGGCGGGCGGCAAGATCACCGGTTTCCAGAACGGTCTGGCAATCGCCGGTGACTACATGTCGGCGGCATCCTTCCTGGGGATTTCCGCGCTGGTGTTCACCTCCGGCTACGACGGCCTGATCTACTCGATCGGCTTCCTGGTGGGCTGGCCGATCATTCTGTTCCTGATCGCCGAGCGTCTGCGTAACCTGGGTAAATACACCTTTGCCGACGTGGCGTCCTACCGCCTCGGGCAGACCCAGATCCGCACACTGTCTGCCTGCGGTTCGCTGGTGGTGGTGGCGTTCTACCTGATCGCGCAAATGGTCGGTGCCGGCAAGCTGATCCAGCTGCTGTTCGGTCTCGACTACCACGTTGCGGTGATTCTGGTCGGTATCCTGATGTGCCTGTACGTGCTGTTCGGCGGCATGCTGGCGACCACCTGGGTGCAGATCATCAAGGCGGTGCTGTTGCTGTCCGGTGCCTCGTTCATGGCGCTGATGGTGATGAAGCATGTCAACTTCGACTTCAACACCCTGTTCTCCGAGGCCATCAAGGTTCACGCCAAGGGTGAAGCGATCATGAGCCCGGGCGGTCTGGTAAAAGACCCGATCTCGGCATTCTCCCTGGGGCTGGCACTGATGTTCGGTACCGCCGGCCTGCCGCACATCCTGATGCGCTTCTTCACCGTGAGCGACGCGAAAGAAGCCCGTAAGAGCGTGCTGTATGCGACCGGTTTCATCGGCTACTTCTACATCCTGACCTTCATCATCGGCTTCGGCGCGATCCTGCTGGTCAGCACCAACCCGGCCTTTAAAGATGCGGCGGGCGCACTGCTCGGCGGCAACAACATGGCGGCGGTACACCTGGCGAACGCCGTGGGCGGCAGCGTGTTCCTCGGCTTCATCTCGGCGGTGGCGTTCGCGACCATCCTGGCGGTAGTGGCCGGCCTGACCCTGGCGGGTGCTTCGGCGGTGTCTCACGACCTGTACGCCAGCGTGATCAAGAAGGGCAAGGCCAACGAGAAGGATGAAATCCGCGTTTCGAAGATCACCACCGTCGCGCTGGGCGTCTTGGCTATCGGCCTGGGCATCCTGTTCGAAAGCCAGAACATTGCGTTCATGGTTGGCCTGGCGTTCTCCATTGCGGCGAGCTGCAACTTCCCGGTGCTGCTGCTTTCGATGTACTGGAAGAAGCTGACCACTCGCGGTGCGATGGTTGGTGGCTGGCTGGGGCTGGTGAGTGCGGTGGGGCTGATGATTCTTGGTCCGACCATCTGGGTCCAGATCCTGCACAACGAGAAGGCGATCTTCCCTTACGAGTATCCTGCGCTGTTTTCGATGATCATTGCGTTCATCGGCATCTGGTTCTTCTCGGTCACCGACAAGTCGGCGGCGGCTGAGAAC